The genomic window CATATGCAGCTTTTCTTTTGTGTCCTTTAATCTCATCTGCTCGATCATAACACCTTCATTTTTCAAGTCCCCAAGCAGCTTTTTGCCACTTGCCGGAGTCGTCAGGATCACTTTAATATATATTTCTTTTTGTCTGAAGTGGCTTGGTCCTGTCCATTTCAAAATGAATGGAATCAACTCAACGCTCACAATAATTAAAATGACACCCAGCGTCGCCTCTATATAAAAGCCGGCACCGACAGCAATCCCAACCCCGGCAGCACCCCAGATAATTGCTGCAGTCGTAAGGCCCGATATGGTATCATTTCCTCTGTGTAAAATAACGCCTGCTCCCAAAAATCCAATACCGGATACAATCTGAGCAGCAAGTCTGAGAGGGTCCATCGTAATATTCACTTCATTATCACCGCTGAATGAATAAGCGGACTCAATAGAAACAATCGTTAAAAGACAGCTTGCAATTGAAATCACTAAGCTGGTTTTCAGTCCTACAGGTTTCTTTTTCAGTTCACGTTCAATTCCGATCACTAACCCAAGAACCGCAGTAATCCCCAGTTTGATTAAAAGTTCTTCATTAAACATTTACAGCACCCCCTTGAATTAATTGATTGAATCGATCAAAGTAAGGATATGGCAGTGCTTCACTATATTATACAGCGGCAGAGGAGTTTACACTATGCAATTCGGAGAGAAGCTAGCTCCATTAGCAATCATCATAGGTGTCATTACTGTTTCGTTTTCAGCGATCCTGGTCAAGCTGTCATCAGGTGAACCGGGAGTCATTGCATTTTACAGAATGTTTTTCAGTGCATGCATTCTATTGCCTTTCTTTTTAAAAGGACATCTAAAAGAAGTTAAGCTATTAAATAAGAAAGACTGGATTGTCACGACAGCTGCCGGTGCTTTTTTAGCATTCCATTTCATTTTATGGTTTGAATCACTTCAGTATACTTCTGTCGCAAGTTCGACAGTGCTCGTTACAATGCAGCCGCTGTTTGCATTTGCTGGTGCATACTTTTTATTTAATGAGAAAATATCATCACGCGCTGTCATTGCAGCAGTTGCAGCAATTTCAGGAAGTATCTTAATCGGTATTGGAGATCTTCAGGTGAGCGGGATGGCACTATTCGGAGATATCCTTGCACTCATTTCCTGTGCGTTTGTAACAGGTTATCTGTTATTCGGTCAAAGTGTACGTAAACACTTGTCACTGACTACTTATACTTTTATTGTTTATACAATTAGCGCAATCGTTCTTTTCGTATATGTACTGATAAAAGGTGAATCCCTCGGGCCGTTTGAAACTAATGAATGGATTATCTTCTTAAGCCTTGCAATTCTTCCAACATTGTTTGGACATTCACTTTTCAATTGGGCAATCAAATGGGTGAGTACAACCGTCATCTCCATGGCGATTCTTTTTGAGCCGGTTGGTGCTGCGATATTTGCTTACT from Jeotgalibacillus haloalkalitolerans includes these protein-coding regions:
- a CDS encoding MgtC/SapB family protein; its protein translation is MFNEELLIKLGITAVLGLVIGIERELKKKPVGLKTSLVISIASCLLTIVSIESAYSFSGDNEVNITMDPLRLAAQIVSGIGFLGAGVILHRGNDTISGLTTAAIIWGAAGVGIAVGAGFYIEATLGVILIIVSVELIPFILKWTGPSHFRQKEIYIKVILTTPASGKKLLGDLKNEGVMIEQMRLKDTKEKLHMVELTASIPIKQSVTDLYSLISSMDSVEGVEIESR
- a CDS encoding DMT family transporter; this translates as MQFGEKLAPLAIIIGVITVSFSAILVKLSSGEPGVIAFYRMFFSACILLPFFLKGHLKEVKLLNKKDWIVTTAAGAFLAFHFILWFESLQYTSVASSTVLVTMQPLFAFAGAYFLFNEKISSRAVIAAVAAISGSILIGIGDLQVSGMALFGDILALISCAFVTGYLLFGQSVRKHLSLTTYTFIVYTISAIVLFVYVLIKGESLGPFETNEWIIFLSLAILPTLFGHSLFNWAIKWVSTTVISMAILFEPVGAAIFAYFILDETLGAEQLTGGLIILLSLGFFVLTIKRIKVS